A single Nocardioides bizhenqiangii DNA region contains:
- a CDS encoding cytochrome P450: protein MPLREFAAWTLAHGLQRRVLQRAAAKGDVMALLATDPAFYDDPYPSYERLRADGPVVRNGFVAGTVDHAVANAILRSDDFGTGAGQGELPAPMRRLHGLVRDPDTLSPVDPPSMLAVDPPVHTRYRRLVARAFTARKVGRMADRVQDVASRLLDDLEREPTFDLVGRYAAQLPVAVIADILGVPDAERSQVLGWGNHAATTLDPGLSWAEYRRAATALREMHAWFGHHLERLRRNPGDDLLSQVLQDPEAAELTEEELHAIGLLVLGAGFETTVNLIGNAVVLLDAHPDQLARLQADPDAWADAVEEVLRYDAPVQLTMRAAVRDTEVAGHRISAGEAVLVYLGGANRDPAAFADPGTFDVRRSNAADHIGFSAGVHFCIGASLARLEATVALRTLYERYPDLRVVGRPERRTTRVLRGWEYLPVSTVARVPA, encoded by the coding sequence GTGCCGTTGCGTGAGTTCGCCGCCTGGACGCTGGCCCACGGGCTGCAGCGCCGCGTCCTGCAGCGCGCGGCCGCGAAGGGCGACGTGATGGCGCTGCTCGCGACCGACCCCGCCTTCTACGACGATCCCTACCCCTCCTACGAACGGCTCCGTGCCGACGGCCCCGTCGTACGCAACGGCTTCGTCGCCGGCACCGTCGACCATGCGGTCGCCAACGCGATCCTGCGCAGCGACGACTTCGGCACCGGCGCCGGACAGGGGGAGCTCCCCGCACCGATGCGGAGGCTGCACGGGCTGGTCCGCGATCCCGACACCCTCAGCCCGGTCGACCCGCCGTCGATGCTGGCGGTCGACCCGCCGGTCCACACCCGTTACCGGCGGCTGGTCGCGCGCGCCTTCACCGCCCGGAAGGTCGGCCGGATGGCCGACCGGGTCCAGGACGTGGCGAGCCGGCTCCTCGACGACCTCGAGCGCGAGCCGACCTTCGACCTGGTCGGGCGCTACGCCGCGCAGCTCCCCGTCGCCGTGATCGCCGACATCCTCGGTGTCCCCGACGCCGAGCGCAGCCAGGTCCTCGGTTGGGGCAACCACGCGGCGACCACTCTCGATCCCGGGTTGAGCTGGGCGGAGTACCGCCGCGCCGCGACGGCGCTCCGCGAGATGCACGCCTGGTTCGGCCACCACCTCGAGCGGCTGCGCCGCAACCCCGGTGACGACCTGCTCAGCCAGGTGCTCCAGGACCCCGAGGCCGCCGAGCTGACCGAGGAGGAGCTGCACGCGATCGGCCTGCTGGTGCTCGGGGCCGGTTTCGAGACGACGGTCAACCTGATCGGCAACGCGGTCGTCCTCCTCGACGCGCACCCGGACCAGCTGGCCCGGCTGCAGGCCGACCCCGACGCCTGGGCCGACGCCGTCGAGGAGGTGCTGCGGTACGACGCACCCGTCCAGCTGACGATGCGGGCGGCGGTGCGCGACACCGAGGTCGCCGGCCACCGGATCTCCGCGGGCGAGGCGGTGCTCGTCTACCTCGGCGGTGCCAACCGGGACCCGGCGGCGTTCGCCGACCCCGGCACCTTCGACGTACGACGCAGCAACGCCGCCGACCACATCGGGTTCTCCGCCGGCGTCCACTTCTGCATCGGCGCGAGCCTGGCGCGGCTGGAGGCCACGGTCGCGCTCCGCACGCTGTACGAGCGCTACCCCGACCTCCGCGTCGTCGGCCGGCCCGAGCGGCGCACGACCCGGGTGCTGCGCGGCTGGGAGTACCTGCCGGTCTCGACCGTCGCGCGGGTGCCCGCCTGA
- a CDS encoding vWA domain-containing protein: MTPRTSAAAIAVFLSTALLTSCSDDPDPDSRRGIDARAYYEDYESVIEDDGAVNYSAQPTTEAEDASGEPPLPPAPNEDNFFRDHGTSGFVETATDARSTFALDVDTGSYGVARNLLGQGFRVPPAGIRVEEWVNAFEYDDPAPTDADLGLTTETGRAPTLEDGTQLVRVGISAREVSTADRPRVNITLVVDRSGSMDIRERLGLVQSSLALLADRLDPDDTVSVVSFEDQARPLLPPTPVKDTEAILAAIEELEPGGSTNLEAGLRLGYDIARETASSGDPEAVNLVVLASDGVANVGHTGPGSIVETIQEEGADGIHLVTVGYGLGNYNDHLMEQLADLGDGFYAYVDTYAEAEQLFGEDLVTTLTPVAGEARTQVAFDPELVTSYRLVGYDNRAIADEDFTDPGTDAGELGAGHHATALYEVRLAPGVEPGAVIGTAAVRWNQVGTGSTERQQEAVIDLVAADEESAPSYRLELAATVADLAQVLKHAAPYADRTVTLDGILDRARALAEVDVAGADDLVTVVEQAIAVE, encoded by the coding sequence ATGACTCCCCGAACCTCAGCGGCCGCCATCGCCGTCTTCCTCTCCACCGCGCTCCTGACCTCGTGCTCCGACGACCCCGATCCCGACAGCAGGCGGGGGATCGACGCCCGGGCCTACTACGAGGACTACGAGTCCGTCATCGAGGACGACGGCGCGGTGAACTACTCGGCCCAGCCGACGACGGAAGCCGAGGACGCCAGCGGTGAACCGCCGCTTCCGCCGGCTCCGAACGAGGACAACTTCTTCCGCGACCACGGCACCAGCGGGTTCGTGGAGACGGCGACCGACGCGCGCTCGACGTTCGCTCTCGACGTGGACACCGGCTCCTACGGCGTCGCGCGCAACCTGCTCGGCCAGGGCTTCCGGGTGCCGCCGGCCGGGATCCGCGTGGAGGAGTGGGTCAACGCCTTCGAGTACGACGACCCCGCCCCCACCGACGCCGACCTCGGGCTGACGACCGAGACCGGCCGGGCCCCGACCCTCGAGGACGGCACCCAGCTGGTGCGGGTCGGCATCTCCGCCCGCGAGGTCAGCACCGCAGACCGTCCCCGGGTCAACATCACGCTGGTCGTCGACCGCTCCGGCAGCATGGACATCCGCGAGCGGCTGGGCCTGGTGCAGTCGTCGCTGGCGCTCCTGGCCGACCGGCTCGACCCCGACGACACGGTCTCGGTCGTCTCGTTCGAGGACCAGGCCCGGCCGCTGCTCCCGCCGACGCCGGTCAAGGACACCGAGGCCATCCTCGCCGCGATCGAGGAGCTGGAGCCGGGTGGCAGCACCAACCTCGAAGCAGGCCTCCGGCTCGGGTATGACATCGCCCGGGAGACGGCGTCATCGGGCGACCCCGAGGCGGTCAACCTGGTCGTGCTCGCCTCCGACGGCGTCGCCAACGTCGGCCACACCGGACCGGGCTCGATCGTCGAGACCATCCAGGAGGAGGGCGCCGACGGCATCCACCTGGTCACCGTCGGCTACGGGCTGGGCAACTACAACGACCACCTGATGGAGCAGCTCGCCGACCTCGGTGATGGCTTCTACGCCTACGTCGACACCTACGCCGAGGCCGAGCAGCTCTTCGGCGAGGACCTGGTCACGACGCTGACGCCCGTCGCCGGGGAGGCTCGCACCCAGGTGGCGTTCGACCCCGAGCTGGTGACGTCGTACCGGCTGGTCGGCTACGACAACCGCGCGATCGCCGACGAGGACTTCACCGACCCCGGCACCGACGCGGGCGAGCTGGGCGCCGGCCACCACGCCACCGCTCTCTACGAGGTGCGGCTCGCCCCCGGTGTCGAGCCGGGCGCGGTCATCGGCACCGCGGCGGTCCGGTGGAACCAGGTCGGCACCGGCAGCACTGAGCGGCAGCAGGAGGCGGTGATCGACCTGGTCGCCGCGGACGAGGAGTCCGCGCCGTCGTACCGGCTCGAGCTCGCGGCGACCGTGGCCGACCTGGCCCAGGTGCTCAAGCACGCGGCACCGTACGCCGACCGGACGGTCACGCTCGACGGCATCCTCGACCGGGCCCGGGCGCTCGCGGAGGTCGACGTGGCGGGCGCCGACGATCTGGTCACCGTCGTGGAACAGGCGATCGCGGTGGAGTGA
- a CDS encoding TetR family transcriptional regulator: MSTTPSAPTQPVAVGRLRDRLCDAAVVVITSEGWARVTMARLADEVGVSRQTVYNEIGTKADLAEAVVLRELDRFLAGVIRSFDENPTDLIQAIRDSARRVLKYAQNNALLHAVVSATHGADTELLPLLTTHAESLLVGAKMVVGERVAGYRIDLEPDRLDAVIDMVVRLVLSHVMQPSADPATTADDIAWVAERVLG; the protein is encoded by the coding sequence GTGAGCACTACGCCGTCGGCACCCACGCAACCGGTCGCCGTCGGAAGGCTGCGCGACCGGCTCTGCGACGCCGCCGTCGTGGTGATCACGAGCGAGGGCTGGGCGCGCGTCACGATGGCGCGGCTCGCCGACGAGGTGGGCGTCAGCCGGCAGACGGTCTACAACGAGATCGGCACCAAGGCCGACCTCGCCGAGGCGGTGGTGCTCCGCGAGCTCGACCGGTTCCTGGCCGGCGTCATCCGCTCGTTCGACGAGAACCCCACCGACCTGATCCAGGCGATCCGCGACTCGGCCCGCCGGGTCCTCAAGTACGCCCAGAACAACGCCCTGCTGCACGCCGTCGTCTCGGCCACCCACGGCGCCGACACCGAGCTGCTGCCCCTGCTGACCACCCACGCCGAGTCGCTGCTCGTGGGAGCCAAGATGGTGGTCGGCGAGCGGGTCGCCGGCTACCGGATCGACCTCGAGCCGGACCGGCTCGACGCCGTCATCGACATGGTGGTCCGGCTGGTGCTCAGTCACGTCATGCAGCCCTCGGCCGACCCGGCCACCACGGCGGACGACATCGCGTGGGTCGCCGAGCGCGTCCTGGGCTGA
- a CDS encoding fatty acid desaturase yields the protein METSGMNPEQLGKTVPDGTTEVWKDKKRYLWLLGLMVPGFGLIAVATYFYLDWWWLLLAGPLLINVIIPVLDLALGLDPSNPPDDVIEQLESDKYYRWVVYMYLPMQFAILIGGAAMLGDINPVRWLADLFGTTGGIADVLGSGLVRDLADDPLTWWEKVLLVISLAGVQGIGINTAHELGHKKESVERWLSKIALAPTFYGHFYIEHNRGHHVRVATPEDPASSRLGESFWMFWPRTVSGSLKSAWELEAKRYRRKGTHPFHIGNDVLNAWLMSLALYGAITLMFGWQVLPYLAITVVFGFSLLEIVNYLEHYGMKRQKVGEKQRYERVLPMHSWNSNNIVTNIFLYHLQRHSDHHANPTRRYQTLRDFKESPALPTGYAGMLTLALFPPLWRKVMDPRVVDHLDGDVTLANIHPRKVDKYLRKFPPPAEHDVHAEDHFAQQFEGEVLAARCPGCGYVYEVAAGDEHEGFPAGTAWADIPEEWCCPDCGVRDKIDFAPFDPERVDAS from the coding sequence ATGGAGACCTCTGGGATGAATCCCGAGCAGCTCGGCAAGACCGTTCCTGACGGCACCACCGAGGTGTGGAAGGACAAGAAGCGGTACCTCTGGCTGCTGGGCCTGATGGTGCCCGGCTTCGGGCTCATCGCCGTGGCCACCTACTTCTACCTCGACTGGTGGTGGCTGCTGCTCGCCGGCCCGCTCCTCATCAACGTGATCATCCCGGTGCTGGACCTCGCGCTCGGGCTCGACCCGTCCAACCCGCCCGACGACGTCATCGAGCAGCTCGAGAGCGACAAGTACTACCGGTGGGTCGTCTACATGTACCTGCCCATGCAGTTCGCCATCCTGATCGGGGGCGCGGCCATGCTCGGCGACATCAATCCCGTGCGCTGGCTGGCCGACCTGTTCGGCACGACCGGTGGCATCGCCGACGTGCTGGGCTCGGGCCTCGTGCGCGACCTGGCCGACGACCCGCTGACCTGGTGGGAGAAGGTCCTGCTCGTCATCTCGCTCGCCGGCGTGCAGGGCATCGGCATCAACACGGCGCACGAGCTCGGCCACAAGAAGGAGTCGGTCGAGCGCTGGCTCTCCAAGATCGCGCTCGCGCCGACGTTCTACGGCCACTTCTACATCGAGCACAACCGCGGCCACCACGTCCGGGTGGCCACCCCGGAGGACCCCGCGTCGTCGCGGCTCGGCGAGTCGTTCTGGATGTTCTGGCCGCGCACCGTCTCCGGCTCGCTCAAGAGCGCCTGGGAGCTCGAGGCCAAGCGCTACCGGCGCAAGGGCACCCACCCGTTCCACATCGGCAACGACGTCCTCAACGCCTGGCTGATGTCGCTCGCCCTGTACGGAGCGATCACCCTGATGTTCGGCTGGCAGGTCCTGCCGTACCTCGCGATCACCGTCGTGTTCGGGTTCTCGCTGCTCGAGATCGTCAACTACCTCGAGCACTACGGCATGAAGCGCCAGAAGGTCGGCGAGAAGCAGCGCTACGAGCGGGTGCTGCCGATGCACAGCTGGAACAGCAACAACATCGTCACCAACATCTTCCTCTACCACCTGCAGCGGCACAGCGACCACCACGCCAACCCGACCCGGCGCTACCAGACCTTGCGCGACTTCAAGGAGTCGCCCGCGCTGCCCACCGGCTACGCCGGGATGCTGACCCTGGCGCTGTTCCCGCCGCTGTGGCGCAAGGTGATGGACCCGCGCGTCGTCGACCACCTCGACGGCGACGTCACCCTCGCCAACATCCACCCGCGCAAGGTCGACAAGTACCTGAGGAAGTTCCCGCCGCCGGCCGAGCACGACGTGCACGCCGAGGACCACTTCGCCCAGCAGTTCGAGGGCGAGGTCTTGGCGGCCCGGTGCCCCGGCTGCGGCTACGTGTACGAGGTCGCCGCGGGCGACGAGCACGAGGGCTTCCCTGCCGGCACGGCGTGGGCCGACATCCCCGAGGAGTGGTGCTGCCCCGACTGCGGCGTCCGCGACAAGATCGACTTCGCGCCGTTCGACCCGGAAAGGGTGGACGCGTCATGA
- a CDS encoding ferredoxin: MRIHADLEKCEGLGMCEAMANDYFEVDEDPVRGDQVNVLDDSPPESDRAHVYAAVQACPVLALTLAD; the protein is encoded by the coding sequence ATGAGGATCCACGCCGACCTCGAGAAGTGCGAGGGCCTCGGCATGTGCGAGGCGATGGCCAACGACTACTTCGAGGTCGACGAGGACCCTGTCCGCGGAGACCAGGTCAACGTCCTCGACGACTCGCCGCCGGAGTCCGACCGGGCGCACGTGTACGCCGCGGTCCAGGCCTGCCCGGTCCTCGCGCTGACGCTCGCCGACTGA
- a CDS encoding sensor histidine kinase: MTWGLLRAVRDRIEANCQPRGILYPWWVPVASFGGQLACVVLALALRDAFWTPDPLLLTIPLVLMAPVVQLGFGYWLPWWLDCLPALVAAGWMLSVAPDLDRTPIDAVPGLLAFVTAEITARDGLRPGIAVWGISYAILGAAVVFGPGIVGFPVHAILLEVGFVVGAMLLWQMRALVAEREARNATWQQATTAERERIAREIHDLVAHSLSVTLLHITGARHALRDVATGAATADDAVGEADAALSDAEQVGRRAMADIRRTVSGMTDGAANRQALPGAADIAALVREVDQAGLHVEYDERGDLTQLADATGLGLYRIAQESLANVAKHAPGSTAHVSLTVGRGSARLVVRNELNGSRARRADGLGSGLAGMHARAAQLGAALTAGPEGDDWLVDVRLGQRGIELPCGHTVPGLGRLAGTVPNATTAPTLPTAPTGATS; this comes from the coding sequence ATGACCTGGGGCCTGCTGCGCGCCGTGCGCGACCGCATCGAGGCCAACTGCCAGCCCCGCGGGATCCTCTACCCCTGGTGGGTGCCGGTCGCCTCGTTCGGGGGCCAGCTGGCCTGCGTGGTGCTGGCGCTCGCCCTCCGCGACGCGTTCTGGACCCCGGACCCGCTCCTCCTCACGATCCCGCTGGTGCTCATGGCACCGGTCGTCCAGCTCGGCTTCGGCTACTGGCTGCCGTGGTGGCTCGACTGCCTCCCCGCGCTCGTCGCGGCCGGCTGGATGCTGTCGGTGGCGCCCGACCTCGACCGGACACCGATCGACGCGGTGCCCGGCCTGCTCGCCTTCGTCACCGCGGAGATCACGGCCCGCGACGGGTTGCGACCGGGCATCGCCGTCTGGGGCATCTCCTACGCCATCCTCGGCGCCGCTGTGGTCTTCGGTCCCGGCATCGTCGGGTTCCCCGTCCACGCGATCCTGCTGGAGGTCGGGTTCGTCGTCGGCGCGATGCTGCTGTGGCAGATGCGGGCGCTGGTCGCTGAGCGCGAGGCGCGGAACGCGACCTGGCAGCAGGCCACGACCGCCGAGCGAGAACGGATCGCGCGCGAGATCCACGACCTGGTCGCCCACTCGCTGAGCGTGACCCTGCTGCACATCACCGGCGCGCGGCACGCGCTGCGCGACGTCGCGACCGGAGCGGCGACCGCCGACGACGCGGTCGGCGAGGCCGACGCCGCCCTCTCCGACGCCGAGCAGGTGGGCCGGCGGGCGATGGCCGACATCCGCCGCACGGTGAGCGGCATGACCGACGGGGCGGCCAACCGCCAGGCACTCCCCGGTGCCGCCGACATCGCCGCCCTGGTGCGAGAGGTCGACCAAGCCGGCCTGCACGTGGAGTACGACGAGCGCGGCGACCTCACCCAGCTGGCCGACGCCACCGGCCTCGGCCTCTACCGGATCGCACAGGAGTCGCTCGCCAACGTCGCCAAGCACGCACCCGGCAGCACCGCCCATGTCTCGCTGACGGTCGGCCGCGGAAGCGCGCGGCTCGTCGTACGCAACGAGCTCAACGGCTCGCGCGCCCGCCGTGCCGACGGCCTCGGGTCGGGGCTGGCCGGCATGCACGCCCGCGCCGCGCAGCTCGGTGCCGCCCTCACCGCCGGCCCGGAGGGCGACGACTGGCTGGTCGACGTGCGGCTCGGGCAGCGGGGCATCGAGCTCCCTTGCGGCCACACCGTGCCCGGCCTCGGCCGGCTGGCCGGCACGGTGCCCAACGCAACGACCGCACCCACCCTGCCGACCGCCCCGACCGGGGCGACCTCGTGA